The nucleotide window ATCTAAAGATTGGATAAGAACGCATTTGTTGGAGGTAGAAAGATAAAAAATGATATCTGCAAGCTCAGGTAATGTATCATTTCTTTTTGTCCTACATATTCATAAATAATTTTACTTTCGTTTTATTAAAAATTTTCAATATTTCGTATGGCTAATGGAAACCTCAGTAACGACATTCAAAGAATAGAGTCGGCAACAATGGCCGATATGGTGGAACTACGATTAAGAGAATTTTTAAAGAAAAAAGCTTTCAAGCCCGGGGATGCGCTTCCCAAAGAGCTGGAACTGGCTGAGGCACTGGATGTAAGCCGCAATGTAGTTAGAGAAGCGCTAAGCCGACTGCGGATGTTAGGGATGATCGAATCGAAGAAAAAAAGAGGAACCATTTTGGCCGAGCCCGATATTATGAACGGGTTTGAAAGAGTTATGGACCCTTTGTTACTGGATCAGAAAACCTTGCAGGACTTGTTTGAATTAAGACTGGTATTAGAGATGGGTTTGGCCGATCTTTTATTTGCACGGATCACCAGCAAAGGCATCGAAGAATTGGAAAAAATAGTAGAAAAAGAAGTAAATAAAATTCAGCAACCTTTCCGGTTGAAATTTGAAATTGACTTTCATAGCAAGCTATACCAGATGACCGGAAATGAAACTTTTTTCCGTTTTCAAAATATACTGTTACCTGTATTTGAATATGTGGTTAAGGAAGAACAAAAATTAACCGGTAAAGCCAAGGTTGGCAAAGTAACGCATCGTGATCTTTTGGAGTTGATCAAAAAAGGTAAACCGGAAGATTTCAGAAAGGGGATGAAAGAACACCTGGCTCCGCATTATGAAAGGGTCAATAAAAGAATAATGTTATAACACTCCAATTCGGTTAAAACCCGTGCGCATGGTAGTCATGTTCTACTGATCCATTGGCATAAAGTTTTAATATCGTATAACCTGGCGGTGTCTGTTTAAACCAACCCGGTCCTGCAGATTCATCACCTCCCGGTTCCCACCAATGACCGCTTACAGCGCCGGAGCTGCAGTAGGTTACTTTATTATAAATGGTTTCGTCCAGCAAGTGGTTATGCCCGCTAAGAAACAGTCTTACC belongs to Niabella yanshanensis and includes:
- a CDS encoding FadR/GntR family transcriptional regulator, with protein sequence MANGNLSNDIQRIESATMADMVELRLREFLKKKAFKPGDALPKELELAEALDVSRNVVREALSRLRMLGMIESKKKRGTILAEPDIMNGFERVMDPLLLDQKTLQDLFELRLVLEMGLADLLFARITSKGIEELEKIVEKEVNKIQQPFRLKFEIDFHSKLYQMTGNETFFRFQNILLPVFEYVVKEEQKLTGKAKVGKVTHRDLLELIKKGKPEDFRKGMKEHLAPHYERVNKRIML